One genomic region from Spirulina subsalsa PCC 9445 encodes:
- the btpA gene encoding photosystem I biogenesis protein BtpA: MDLTQIFQTRNPVIGVVHLLPLPSSARWGGNLREVIDRAEQEATALAAGGVDGIIIENFFDAPFTKDNVDPAVVSAMTLITQRIQNLVMLPVGINVLRNDALSAMAIASVCQCQFIRVNVLTGVMATDQGLIEGRAHELLRYRRELGSEVCILADVLVKHARPLGTPNLTTAVQDTIERGLADGVILSGWATGSPPNLEDLELACSAAKGTPVFIGSGADWDNVGTLLQAADGVIVASSLKRRGKITEPIDPIRVQNFIEAARQGFANPPDLNKISDAFPHLEVGVKERRG, translated from the coding sequence GTGGACTTAACACAGATTTTCCAAACCCGAAACCCAGTCATTGGCGTGGTTCATCTCTTACCCCTTCCGAGTTCTGCTCGTTGGGGTGGAAATTTGCGGGAGGTGATTGACCGTGCAGAACAAGAGGCTACTGCTTTAGCGGCGGGCGGGGTTGATGGCATTATTATAGAAAACTTTTTTGATGCCCCCTTTACTAAGGATAATGTTGATCCGGCGGTGGTGAGTGCCATGACATTGATCACCCAACGGATTCAAAATTTAGTGATGCTCCCGGTGGGGATTAATGTGTTGCGGAATGATGCCCTGAGTGCCATGGCGATCGCATCAGTCTGTCAATGCCAATTCATTCGGGTTAATGTGTTAACAGGTGTGATGGCAACAGATCAAGGCTTAATTGAGGGTCGCGCCCATGAATTACTACGCTATCGTCGGGAGTTAGGGAGTGAGGTCTGCATTCTAGCAGATGTGTTAGTCAAACACGCTCGACCGTTAGGGACTCCCAATTTAACCACAGCCGTACAGGACACCATTGAACGAGGCTTGGCCGATGGTGTGATTCTGTCAGGCTGGGCAACGGGTAGCCCCCCCAATTTAGAAGATCTAGAGTTAGCCTGTAGTGCCGCGAAAGGGACTCCGGTATTTATTGGCAGTGGGGCCGATTGGGATAATGTCGGGACATTGCTACAAGCCGCCGATGGGGTCATTGTCGCCAGTTCCCTCAAGCGTCGAGGCAAGATTACTGAACCCATTGATCCCATTCGAGTTCAGAATTTTATCGAAGCAGCCCGTCAAGGATTTGCTAATCCTCCTGATTTGAACAAAATTAGCGACGCATTCCCCCACCTCGAAGTGGGGGTTAAGGAGCGGCGGGGTTGA
- a CDS encoding cyclic nucleotide-binding domain-containing protein, giving the protein MKKGEVIFKQGEPATGFFIVKSGRVKVFNVSPTGKEQILKIFETGE; this is encoded by the coding sequence TTGAAGAAAGGGGAAGTCATTTTTAAGCAGGGAGAACCCGCCACTGGCTTTTTTATTGTCAAATCTGGACGGGTCAAAGTTTTTAATGTTTCCCCAACAGGCAAAGAACAAATCCTCAAGATTTTTGAGACTGGGGAATGA
- a CDS encoding group I truncated hemoglobin, with translation MATLYEKLGGADAVNLAVDKFYERVLQDDRIKHFFADVDMVKQRAHQKAFLTYAFGGTDQYDGRYMREAHKKLVEKHGLSSEHFDAVAEDLMATLQEMGVSEELMAEVAAVAAAPQHKKDVLNQ, from the coding sequence ATGGCAACCCTATACGAAAAACTCGGTGGAGCCGATGCCGTTAATTTAGCGGTTGATAAGTTCTATGAACGAGTCCTGCAAGATGACCGCATCAAGCACTTTTTTGCTGATGTAGATATGGTCAAACAACGGGCGCATCAAAAAGCATTTCTCACCTACGCCTTTGGGGGTACGGATCAATATGACGGTCGCTATATGCGAGAAGCTCACAAGAAACTCGTGGAAAAGCACGGTTTAAGTAGTGAGCATTTTGATGCCGTGGCGGAAGATTTGATGGCAACTTTACAAGAAATGGGAGTTTCAGAGGAATTAATGGCAGAAGTGGCCGCCGTTGCTGCTGCACCTCAACACAAAAAAGATGTTTTGAATCAATAA
- a CDS encoding AAA family ATPase, whose amino-acid sequence MLIEFSVGNYRSFKDRVTFSMVAANFVSKEKSIDTNNTFEIDEELKLLKTSAIYGANASGKSNLARGLSFMKWFMINSSKETQSIDEIKVEPFRLSTETEGKPSYFELAFLMDGRKYRYGFEATQKRVISEWLFYVPNIRETSLFERQLDSIKSSKVYNADGVQQRTRSNALFLSVSAQFNVEIAERILEWITDKLNIISGLHDGAYLNYTVKCFINDKNKADIVQLIKKLDLGISEIQVEQEDFTIDLLPDEMPDELKRLIVKEAGGKATSIGISHRKFDADGNYKSIEEFNLENHESEGAKKVFALAGPLVTALKEGEILIIDEFDARLHPLISLAIVKLFNSREANPNNGQLIFMTHDTNLLSNKIFRRDQIWFTEKNRYSATDLYSLAEYKISNDESFESNYIKGRYGAIPYIGNLNRLIESNV is encoded by the coding sequence ATGCTTATCGAATTTAGTGTTGGTAATTACAGGTCATTCAAAGATCGAGTCACCTTTAGTATGGTGGCAGCAAATTTTGTGTCAAAAGAAAAGAGTATTGATACAAACAACACTTTTGAGATAGATGAAGAACTGAAACTGCTTAAGACCTCTGCCATATATGGAGCAAATGCCAGTGGCAAAAGTAATCTTGCTAGAGGCTTAAGCTTCATGAAATGGTTTATGATCAATTCGTCTAAAGAGACTCAAAGCATAGATGAAATAAAGGTAGAACCTTTTAGGCTCAGTACAGAAACTGAGGGAAAGCCATCATACTTTGAGTTAGCATTTTTGATGGATGGACGAAAGTATAGATATGGCTTTGAAGCAACTCAGAAGAGAGTAATATCGGAGTGGCTATTTTATGTTCCTAACATAAGGGAAACGAGCCTATTTGAACGTCAACTTGATAGCATTAAATCATCTAAAGTCTACAATGCTGACGGTGTTCAGCAAAGAACTAGAAGCAATGCACTCTTCCTTTCTGTTTCTGCTCAATTTAACGTTGAAATAGCGGAAAGAATTCTAGAATGGATAACGGATAAGTTAAATATTATTTCAGGTCTTCATGATGGAGCTTACCTAAATTATACAGTCAAATGTTTTATAAACGATAAGAATAAGGCTGATATTGTTCAATTGATCAAGAAGCTAGATCTAGGGATTAGCGAGATACAAGTTGAACAGGAAGATTTCACAATTGACTTGCTACCCGACGAAATGCCAGATGAGCTTAAGAGGCTTATTGTTAAAGAAGCAGGAGGTAAAGCAACCTCAATAGGTATTTCTCATCGAAAATTTGATGCCGATGGAAACTACAAGTCTATTGAAGAATTTAATTTAGAAAACCATGAATCTGAAGGTGCAAAAAAGGTTTTTGCATTAGCTGGACCTCTCGTAACTGCTCTTAAAGAAGGAGAGATTCTAATTATTGATGAGTTTGATGCAAGGCTTCATCCTTTAATTAGCCTTGCGATTGTTAAGCTGTTTAACTCCAGGGAGGCAAACCCAAACAATGGCCAGCTAATTTTCATGACTCATGATACTAACTTGCTCAGTAATAAAATCTTTCGTAGAGATCAGATTTGGTTTACTGAAAAGAATAGATACAGCGCAACAGACTTATACTCTCTTGCAGAGTACAAAATAAGTAATGATGAATCTTTCGAAAGTAACTATATTAAGGGGAGATATGGTGCAATTCCATATATTGGCAATCTGAATCGCTTGATTGAATCCAATGTCTAA
- a CDS encoding HNH endonuclease, with protein MEKSPRIKMPPEVRQFVLNRDGGCCRSCGSTQNLEVDHIIPLAKGGTNDLSNLQTLCRPCNRRKKHYLDPRFKRRFT; from the coding sequence ATGGAAAAAAGCCCCCGCATCAAAATGCCCCCCGAGGTCAGACAGTTTGTATTAAATCGTGATGGTGGATGCTGTCGTAGTTGTGGCAGCACCCAAAATTTAGAAGTGGATCATATTATCCCTCTGGCGAAGGGGGGAACAAATGACCTTAGCAACCTACAAACCCTTTGTCGTCCCTGCAATCGCCGCAAGAAACATTATCTAGATCCCCGCTTTAAGCGGCGGTTTACGTGA
- the urtA gene encoding urea ABC transporter substrate-binding protein, whose product MDKQFGRRKFLIYGSAALGTSILLKACGSTPTTGDTTTEGSASTPVAASGDTIKVGILHSLSGTMAISETTVVDAEKLAIKQINEAGGVLGKQIEAVIEDGASDWPTFAEKAAKLIDQDKVVTVFGCWTSASRKAVLDVFESKNHMLWYPVQYEGQECSRNIFYTGAAPNQQIEPAVTWLLENKGNKFFLVGSDYVFPRTANTIIKEQLKAKGGETVGEDYLPLGNTEVTPIITKIQAALPDGGVIFNTLNGDSNVAFFKQLQGAGLTPDKYPVMSVSVAEEEVQQIGAEFLKGHYACWNYFQTVETPKNQEFVEAFKAEYGQNRVTNDPMEAAYIMVYLWKQAVEKAGTADDLDKVRMAAIGQEFDAPEGKVTMNVNHHISKTVRVGQVREDGLFDIVWSTEGPIDPLPWNQFVPDTKGYGCDWTDPNKGGRYKI is encoded by the coding sequence ATGGACAAGCAATTTGGTAGACGGAAATTTTTGATTTATGGCTCGGCAGCCCTAGGAACAAGTATTTTATTAAAGGCCTGCGGAAGCACTCCCACGACAGGAGATACTACGACGGAAGGATCTGCATCTACCCCAGTTGCAGCTAGTGGAGACACAATTAAAGTAGGGATCTTACACTCCCTCAGCGGCACAATGGCGATTAGCGAGACAACAGTAGTTGATGCGGAAAAACTCGCCATTAAACAAATTAATGAAGCTGGGGGCGTTTTAGGGAAACAAATCGAGGCTGTTATTGAAGATGGTGCTTCAGACTGGCCAACTTTTGCCGAAAAAGCAGCTAAACTGATTGATCAGGATAAAGTCGTAACGGTGTTTGGCTGTTGGACTTCTGCGAGTCGGAAAGCGGTTTTAGATGTCTTTGAATCGAAAAACCATATGTTATGGTATCCCGTCCAATATGAGGGACAAGAATGCTCTAGAAACATTTTCTATACTGGGGCTGCACCGAACCAACAGATTGAGCCTGCTGTGACTTGGCTCTTGGAGAATAAAGGCAATAAGTTCTTTTTAGTCGGGTCAGACTATGTGTTCCCTCGCACGGCTAACACGATTATTAAGGAACAGTTAAAAGCCAAGGGTGGCGAGACTGTGGGTGAGGACTATTTACCGTTGGGGAATACGGAAGTTACCCCGATTATTACCAAAATTCAGGCGGCTTTACCTGATGGAGGGGTAATTTTTAATACTCTCAATGGTGATAGTAATGTGGCGTTTTTCAAACAGTTACAAGGGGCGGGATTAACCCCAGACAAGTACCCTGTAATGTCTGTCAGTGTGGCGGAGGAAGAAGTCCAGCAAATTGGGGCGGAGTTCTTAAAAGGACATTATGCCTGTTGGAATTACTTCCAAACGGTTGAAACACCAAAAAATCAGGAATTTGTGGAGGCTTTCAAAGCAGAGTATGGTCAAAATCGGGTGACGAATGACCCGATGGAAGCGGCCTATATTATGGTGTACCTGTGGAAACAGGCTGTGGAAAAAGCGGGAACGGCCGATGATCTCGATAAGGTTCGTATGGCGGCCATTGGTCAGGAATTTGATGCACCGGAAGGGAAAGTGACGATGAATGTTAATCATCACATCTCAAAAACGGTGCGGGTGGGTCAAGTTCGCGAGGATGGTCTATTTGATATTGTCTGGTCAACGGAAGGCCCCATTGACCCCTTACCTTGGAATCAATTTGTGCCGGATACCAAGGGATATGGCTGTGATTGGACTGACCCCAATAAGGGCGGCCGCTATAAGATTTAA
- the urtB gene encoding urea ABC transporter permease subunit UrtB, whose product MVLQLVQGLFNGLSIGSVLLVVALGLAIVFGLMGVINLAHGELMMLGAYTTFVVQNTFRPLGEPIFSFYILAALPMAFLVAALVGLILERGVIRFLYGRPLETLLATWGVSLILRQFVRSVNGSLAMGLGVFCLLFFGAWVVLYRLRPDWPRIRNWVLWGVGILSGAIAFFTHNLLEANPTFSTLWFSARNVDVTAPPWLRGGIPLGNFQLPYARIFIIILTLFCVVGIYLFLNRSNWGLRIRAVTQNRNMSACLGIPTDRVDALTFALGSGLAGLAGVAIALLGSVGPNTGQNYIVDAFMVVVVGGVGNLFGTIIAAMAIGIVTYLIGSGTLAALLLPIDALKPITEFFLFFATTSMAKVMVFALIIAFLQFKPAGIFAPKGRTAEL is encoded by the coding sequence ATGGTTTTACAGCTAGTACAAGGTTTATTTAATGGCCTCAGTATTGGGTCGGTGTTGTTGGTGGTTGCTCTCGGTCTAGCCATTGTGTTTGGCTTGATGGGGGTGATTAATTTGGCTCACGGGGAGTTAATGATGCTGGGGGCCTATACCACGTTTGTGGTGCAAAATACCTTTAGACCCTTGGGAGAGCCTATTTTTAGTTTTTATATTTTGGCCGCGTTACCGATGGCGTTTTTAGTGGCGGCGTTGGTGGGGTTGATTTTAGAACGGGGGGTGATTCGCTTCCTCTATGGACGACCGCTAGAAACGCTGCTGGCCACTTGGGGGGTGAGTCTCATTTTGCGCCAATTTGTGCGGAGTGTGAATGGGTCATTGGCGATGGGTTTAGGGGTCTTTTGCCTGTTGTTTTTTGGCGCGTGGGTGGTTCTCTATCGGTTGCGTCCCGATTGGCCTCGGATCCGAAATTGGGTGTTGTGGGGGGTGGGGATTTTATCTGGTGCGATCGCCTTTTTCACCCACAATCTATTAGAAGCTAACCCCACCTTTAGCACTCTCTGGTTTAGCGCGAGAAACGTCGATGTTACCGCCCCCCCTTGGTTACGGGGTGGGATTCCTTTGGGCAATTTTCAACTCCCCTACGCCCGAATTTTCATTATTATCTTGACGCTGTTCTGTGTGGTAGGGATTTATTTGTTCCTCAATCGGTCGAATTGGGGGTTACGGATTCGCGCTGTCACCCAAAACCGCAATATGAGCGCCTGCCTTGGGATTCCCACGGATCGGGTGGATGCGTTAACTTTTGCCTTGGGATCTGGTTTAGCGGGTTTGGCAGGGGTTGCGATCGCCTTATTGGGTTCGGTCGGCCCCAACACCGGACAGAACTACATTGTAGATGCTTTTATGGTGGTGGTAGTGGGGGGAGTGGGTAATCTCTTCGGCACCATTATTGCGGCGATGGCCATTGGAATTGTCACCTATTTAATCGGTTCAGGTACCCTTGCGGCGTTACTTTTACCCATTGATGCCTTAAAACCGATTACTGAGTTTTTCCTCTTCTTTGCTACTACTAGCATGGCTAAGGTGATGGTTTTTGCCCTGATTATTGCCTTTCTCCAGTTCAAACCGGCGGGAATTTTTGCCCCCAAAGGTCGAACGGCTGAACTGTAA
- the urtC gene encoding urea ABC transporter permease subunit UrtC yields MTVEILSKSQSQKRERKRQFLLEGIALVAIAILLIGVMPLWLTPFRLRLLGRFLSLAIVALGIDLIWGYTGLLSLGHGIFFALGGYAIAMHLQLQLPPGQIPDFFPLYGVTELPLFWQPFYSFPFTLLAIILIPSLVAGFLGYLVFRNRIKGVYFSILTQAALIVFFNFFNGQQKLINGTNGLKTDTNELFGVVVSSQPAQFAFYTATILILILLYLLGRWLTSGRFGRLLIAIRDDENRVRFSGYNPTTFKVLVFAISGGVAGISGALFTVQSGIITPSAMDVAFSIEMVIWVAVGGRGTLVGAILGALLVNYARTFLSEQFAEVWLFFQGALFLIVVTVLPDGILGWVRSWQWGKVRALLGRSEPVVTYPSLEQDPEVQKERQEIGQDS; encoded by the coding sequence ATGACAGTAGAGATTTTAAGCAAAAGCCAAAGTCAGAAACGAGAGCGAAAGCGGCAGTTTTTGCTAGAAGGCATTGCCCTTGTTGCGATCGCCATCTTGCTGATCGGAGTGATGCCACTCTGGCTCACCCCCTTTCGTTTGCGCCTCCTCGGGCGGTTTTTGTCCCTTGCCATAGTTGCCCTTGGCATTGACCTAATTTGGGGCTACACGGGGCTGTTAAGCCTCGGACATGGCATCTTTTTCGCCTTGGGGGGGTATGCGATCGCCATGCACCTACAACTCCAACTTCCTCCCGGACAAATTCCCGACTTCTTCCCCCTCTATGGAGTCACAGAACTTCCCCTCTTCTGGCAGCCCTTTTATTCCTTCCCCTTCACCCTCTTAGCCATCATCCTGATTCCCAGTTTAGTGGCAGGCTTTTTAGGCTATCTAGTCTTTCGCAATCGCATCAAAGGGGTTTACTTTTCCATTCTGACTCAAGCCGCCCTGATTGTTTTTTTTAACTTCTTCAATGGGCAACAAAAACTGATTAACGGGACAAACGGCTTAAAAACAGACACCAATGAATTGTTCGGAGTTGTAGTAAGTTCTCAGCCCGCCCAATTTGCCTTTTATACAGCCACAATTCTGATTTTAATTTTACTCTATCTCCTCGGTCGATGGCTCACCAGTGGACGTTTTGGCCGTTTATTAATTGCCATCCGAGATGATGAAAACCGGGTGCGTTTTTCCGGTTATAATCCCACTACGTTTAAAGTCCTAGTTTTTGCCATCTCTGGCGGGGTTGCAGGGATTTCTGGCGCATTATTCACCGTTCAATCGGGTATTATCACCCCCAGCGCGATGGATGTAGCCTTTTCGATTGAAATGGTGATCTGGGTTGCTGTAGGAGGACGGGGAACCTTAGTCGGAGCTATTTTAGGTGCGTTATTAGTCAACTATGCCCGCACCTTTTTAAGTGAACAATTTGCTGAGGTTTGGCTATTCTTCCAAGGGGCTTTATTCTTAATTGTCGTAACCGTCTTACCCGATGGTATTTTAGGCTGGGTTAGAAGTTGGCAATGGGGCAAAGTTCGCGCTTTATTAGGAAGGTCAGAACCCGTTGTCACTTATCCCAGTTTAGAACAAGATCCAGAAGTGCAGAAAGAACGCCAAGAAATTGGTCAAGACAGTTAA
- the urtD gene encoding urea ABC transporter ATP-binding protein UrtD, with protein sequence MTETILKIEDLTVSFDGFKAINNLNLSLEKGELRVIIGPNGAGKTTLQDVITGKVQPTTGQVYFKGRKITGLAEHEVARLGIGRKFQTPRVYLNLTVRQNLDLACNRNKNLFSTLFKTIPSTEKRHVVGLLETIGLTAKADLSASLLSHGEKQRLEIGMLVAQSPDLLLVDEPVAGLTDEETENIGALLLALAESHSIIVIEHDMEFVRQIARQVTVLHQGSVLFEGTMDEVQSNPNVIEVYLGKSPELTPEQMNILQVIALFIDSDGLFEIDDKRQIISEVAAKFAGGQDPTLVEETLQLYLSEEIEWDYAIAQLQNSPEKEQVLALSQDILTSRGIDPSECEIYQTLMEQLMKEDLDGVSEL encoded by the coding sequence ATGACAGAAACCATCCTAAAAATTGAAGATTTAACCGTAAGTTTTGATGGATTCAAAGCCATTAATAACCTCAACTTGTCCCTCGAAAAAGGGGAATTACGAGTCATTATCGGCCCCAACGGTGCGGGAAAAACAACCCTGCAAGATGTTATTACTGGGAAAGTACAACCCACCACCGGGCAAGTTTATTTTAAAGGGCGCAAAATTACCGGACTCGCAGAACATGAAGTTGCCCGCTTAGGGATTGGGCGAAAATTTCAAACGCCTCGCGTCTATTTAAACCTAACGGTTCGGCAAAATTTAGACCTGGCTTGTAACCGCAATAAAAACTTATTTAGCACCCTATTTAAAACCATTCCTAGCACAGAAAAACGTCATGTGGTGGGATTATTAGAAACCATTGGGTTAACGGCAAAAGCGGATCTATCAGCAAGTTTGTTATCTCATGGAGAAAAACAAAGACTAGAAATTGGGATGTTAGTAGCTCAATCTCCTGATTTATTATTAGTAGATGAACCCGTAGCCGGATTAACCGATGAAGAGACGGAAAACATCGGGGCGTTATTATTAGCCCTCGCAGAAAGTCACTCTATTATTGTGATTGAACATGATATGGAGTTTGTGCGACAAATTGCCCGACAAGTGACTGTTCTCCATCAAGGTTCTGTACTTTTTGAGGGGACAATGGATGAGGTACAAAGCAATCCTAATGTCATTGAAGTGTATTTAGGAAAATCCCCTGAATTAACCCCGGAACAGATGAATATTTTGCAAGTTATCGCTTTATTTATCGACAGTGACGGGTTATTTGAGATTGATGATAAGCGGCAAATTATCTCAGAAGTTGCCGCGAAATTTGCGGGAGGTCAAGACCCTACCTTAGTGGAGGAAACCCTACAGTTGTATCTGTCAGAGGAGATAGAATGGGATTATGCGATCGCACAACTCCAGAATTCCCCCGAAAAAGAGCAAGTTTTAGCCTTAAGTCAGGACATTTTAACCTCTCGCGGCATTGACCCCAGCGAGTGCGAAATTTATCAAACTCTGATGGAACAATTGATGAAAGAGGATTTGGATGGTGTGTCAGAATTATAG
- the urtE gene encoding urea ABC transporter ATP-binding subunit UrtE translates to MTQVQDHSPTSQVATPPLLRISGLNVYYGESHILRNVDLNVGRGQMVCLIGRNGVGKTTLLKTVMGLLSPREGQIRFMDEIITKKSPHQRAKMGIGYVPQGREIIPRVTVRENLLLGLEARPHGRKGNDTIPEEIFDLFPVLKTMLHRMGGDLSGGQQQQLAIARALMGKPQLLVLDEPTEGIQPSIILEIEAAVKGIIEATGISVLLVEQHLHFVRQADRYYAMQKGGIVASGATKDLSQEVIQRFLSV, encoded by the coding sequence ATGACTCAAGTTCAAGATCATTCCCCGACCTCCCAAGTTGCAACCCCTCCTCTGTTAAGAATTTCTGGTCTTAATGTTTATTACGGAGAAAGCCACATTTTGCGCAATGTGGATTTAAACGTAGGTCGGGGTCAGATGGTCTGTTTAATTGGCCGGAATGGGGTCGGAAAAACCACGCTGTTAAAAACCGTGATGGGATTGCTTTCCCCCCGCGAAGGTCAAATTAGGTTTATGGATGAAATTATCACCAAAAAAAGTCCCCACCAACGTGCAAAAATGGGCATTGGATATGTTCCCCAAGGCCGAGAAATTATTCCCCGTGTCACGGTGCGTGAGAATTTATTATTAGGACTAGAAGCCCGTCCTCACGGTCGAAAGGGGAATGATACAATTCCCGAAGAAATTTTTGATCTCTTCCCGGTTTTAAAAACGATGTTACACCGTATGGGAGGCGACTTAAGCGGTGGACAACAGCAACAATTAGCCATTGCCCGCGCTTTGATGGGGAAACCTCAATTACTGGTATTAGATGAACCGACAGAAGGCATTCAACCTTCTATTATTTTGGAAATTGAGGCGGCAGTTAAAGGGATTATTGAAGCAACCGGAATTTCGGTTTTATTAGTGGAACAACATTTACATTTTGTGCGACAAGCCGATCGGTATTATGCCATGCAGAAAGGAGGAATTGTGGCATCAGGAGCCACAAAAGATTTAAGTCAAGAAGTGATTCAACGCTTTTTATCGGTTTGA
- the aroH gene encoding chorismate mutase, protein MEWKVRAIRGATTALENTVEAIQVAVKELMDEIEYRNQLDPEEIISAVFTATPDLNAIFPASVARDRPNWDNVALLDVQQMSVENSLERCIRVLIHVNTPHPQAAMIHVYLGQAKNLRPDWNLAQMSSSGYQTDKKR, encoded by the coding sequence GTGGAGTGGAAAGTGCGGGCAATTCGTGGGGCAACAACAGCCCTAGAGAATACGGTAGAGGCCATTCAGGTGGCCGTAAAGGAGTTAATGGATGAGATTGAGTACCGCAATCAACTAGACCCGGAAGAGATTATCAGCGCGGTGTTTACAGCCACTCCTGACCTCAATGCTATCTTCCCGGCCTCGGTGGCACGCGATCGCCCCAATTGGGATAATGTCGCCCTCCTTGATGTCCAGCAAATGTCTGTAGAAAATAGCCTAGAACGCTGTATCCGGGTGTTAATTCACGTTAACACCCCCCACCCCCAAGCTGCCATGATTCACGTCTATTTAGGCCAAGCGAAGAACCTGCGACCGGATTGGAATTTAGCTCAAATGAGTTCCTCTGGATATCAAACCGATAAAAAGCGTTGA
- the sppA gene encoding signal peptide peptidase SppA has product MIWPFKPNKRKQIARIEITGAIASETRKRVLKALKTVEEEHYPALLLRIDSPGGTVGDSQEIYDALQRIRHKGVKVIASFGNISASGGVYIGVGADHIVANPGTITGSIGVIIRGNNLERLLEKVGVSFKTIKSGPYKDILAFDRESTPEEMNILQQLIDTSYEQFVGTVAQGRNLPVETVKSFADGRIFTGQQALELGVVDRLGTEEDARRWLADLVDLDPDKVKCRTIEEKKPVLMRLLSGRSLSKRSRLATSLDWLEFELSTQGQPMWIYRP; this is encoded by the coding sequence ATGATCTGGCCCTTCAAACCGAATAAACGCAAGCAAATTGCCCGTATTGAAATCACGGGTGCGATCGCCTCAGAAACCCGGAAACGAGTCCTCAAAGCCCTAAAAACTGTCGAGGAGGAACATTATCCTGCCCTGTTATTGCGCATTGACTCCCCCGGAGGTACCGTCGGAGACTCTCAGGAAATTTATGACGCACTCCAACGGATTCGCCATAAGGGAGTGAAAGTCATCGCTAGTTTCGGCAATATTTCCGCTTCGGGAGGGGTTTATATTGGCGTAGGGGCCGATCATATTGTGGCCAATCCAGGCACCATTACCGGGAGTATCGGGGTGATTATTCGGGGCAATAATTTAGAACGTCTGTTAGAGAAAGTGGGGGTATCGTTCAAAACCATTAAATCTGGCCCCTATAAGGACATTCTAGCCTTTGACCGGGAGTCTACCCCCGAGGAAATGAACATCCTGCAACAGTTGATTGATACCAGTTATGAGCAGTTTGTGGGAACCGTTGCCCAAGGTCGCAATTTACCCGTCGAGACAGTAAAAAGTTTTGCCGATGGTCGAATTTTTACGGGTCAGCAAGCTCTAGAATTGGGAGTGGTGGATCGTTTGGGGACGGAAGAAGATGCCCGTCGGTGGTTAGCGGATTTAGTGGATCTCGACCCGGACAAGGTGAAATGTCGCACTATTGAGGAGAAAAAACCCGTCCTGATGCGTCTGTTGTCTGGTCGTAGTCTCTCTAAGCGATCGCGTCTTGCCACCTCTTTGGATTGGTTAGAGTTTGAACTCTCCACCCAAGGACAACCGATGTGGATCTACCGACCTTAA